From the genome of Anopheles moucheti chromosome 3, idAnoMoucSN_F20_07, whole genome shotgun sequence, one region includes:
- the LOC128304048 gene encoding kxDL motif-containing protein CG10681 translates to MMNSEMSSSMHSGRPESDFSIECFQNYTAPEVFVQGLAGLVNQTDVEVMIRAQKQMLQRFEKTNEMLLNCNALSASRLKIATDDFKKHTKLLHDMKKDLDYIFRKIRTIKTKIGNQYPAAFAEAEAKNKPISFDEEDEIDTASRAETLDEKKEQTDDVPSTSTPVKMSSSGKGKGSTSKTDAEGGLKERKKTLASGSRENSTVGYVKMEQSPENRKAAGGGSSSGEQKRRSFRSAQSSSTDNSNDSSDCTSDTG, encoded by the exons ATGATGAACTCGGAGATGAGCAGCAGCATGCACTCGGGGCGCCCTGAAAGTGATTTCAGCATCGAGTGCTTTCAGAACTACACCGCCCCGGAAGTGTTCGTCCAAGGGTTGGCTGGTTTGGTAAACCAAACGGATGTGGAAGTTATGATACGAGCACAAAAGCAAAT GTTGCAGCGTTTtgagaaaacaaatgaaatgttGCTCAACTGTAACGCACTCAGTGCCAGTCGGCTGAAGATAGCCACGGATGATTTTAAAAAGCACACGAAGCTGCTGCACGACATGAAGAAGGATTTAGATTACATTTTCCGCAAGATACGGACGATAAAGACGAAAATAGGAAACCAATatccggcggcttttgcagagGCGGAAGCGAAGAACAAACCGATCAGCTTTGATGAGGAAGATGAAATTGATACGGCAAGTCGGGCGGAGACGTTGGATGAGAAAAAAGAGCAGACCGATGATGTCCCATCAACGTCCACTCCCGTGAAGATGTCGTCTTCTGGCAAAGGAAAAGGCTCCACTAGCAAGACGGACGCGGAGGGTGGCCTGAAGGAACGGAAGAAAACACTCGCCAGTGGCAGCAGGGAAAATTCCACCGTGGGATACGTAAAAATGGAGCAGAGTCCAGAAAATAGGAAAGCCGCTGGTGGTGGGTCGAGTAGCGGCGAGCAGAAACGACGTTCGTTCCGATCGGCGCAGAGCAGCTCGACTGATAATTCCAACGATTCTTCGGATTGTACTTCCGATACTGGATAG
- the LOC128304148 gene encoding negative elongation factor E, with protein sequence MVYIHFPSNLTEEELMLQAKYAKLKKKKKALHALKAPKQEPEKNLLPKRPTDARDAREVARKLLKSGAIQAIQKPQPKQEGSFKRPKGQERKRAQPDMSPAGQYQSFGASTEYESASSAASTSSVAGTPTTPAERPNSPVEKETSRVQNLYQQFANERDKVDDQVDKAKPGVDASKDKPRSGNTVYVSGNKVTENFLKKHFSDFGEILNISMEIEKGRGFITFSKTESADKAISELHSKTVGGIQLQVQLARRQPQINPINDAGSSAVWSALATNRSQKGKHKDNRELVCYDHDDIF encoded by the coding sequence ATGGTTTACATACATTTTCCGTCGAATTTAACCGAGGAGGAACTGATGCTGCAGGCCAAATATGCGAAGcttaagaaaaagaaaaaagcattGCATGCGCTCAAAGCACCAAAACAGGAGCCAGAAAAGAATCTGCTACCCAAACGGCCTACCGATGCACGAGATGCGCGTGAGGTAGCTCGCAAGTTGCTGAAAAGTGGCGCCATACAAGCCATACAGAAACCGCAGCCTAAACAGGAGGGTTCTTTTAAGCGACCTAAAGGACAGGAACGGAAACGAGCTCAACCGGATATGTCACCCGCTGGTCAGTATCAATCGTTCGGTGCGTCTACCGAGTATGAAAGCGCAAGCTCGGCTGCCTCTACGTCCAGTGTGGCAGGTACACCGACCACACCGGCCGAAAGACCCAACAGTCCGGTGGAGAAGGAAACCAGCCGTGTACAGAACCTCTATCAGCAGTTTGCGAACGAGCGTGACAAGGTAGACGATCAGGTGGACAAAGCAAAGCCGGGTGTTGATGCATCAAAAGATAAACCGCGATCCGGTAACACCGTGTACGTTTCCGGCAACAAGGTGACGGAAAACTTTCTCAAGAAGCACTTTAGCGATTTTGGGGAAATTCTTAACATTTCGATGGAGATCGAAAAGGGGCGAGGATTTATCACATTTTCCAAGACGGAATCAGCCGACAAAGCTATCAGTGAGCTACATTCCAAAACGGTCGGTGGTATACAGCTACAGGTGCAATTGGCGCGCCGTCAGCCACAGATTAATCCCATTAACGATGCTGGCTCTTCGGCTGTATGGTCCGCGCTCGCCACTAACCGTTCACAAAAGGGCAAGCATAAGGACAATCGGGAACTGGTGTGTTATGATCATGATGATATATTTTGA